In Chloroflexota bacterium, a single genomic region encodes these proteins:
- a CDS encoding ComEA family DNA-binding protein has translation MGGCVRIFRVTPAALWIAAFALVLALVITGVVLLAVRSASPDGEVAFIAPTASPVKPLVVYVTGAVGREGLFSMRDGDRVADAIASAGGLTADADRSRVDGARLLRDGDHIHVSRVSEPSPTSTAGAPAARVNLNTATQQELEALPGIGPVLAKAILDHRARLGRFTSVEQLLDVSGIGPTTLARLRPFVDVP, from the coding sequence ATGGGAGGCTGTGTGCGGATCTTTCGGGTGACTCCGGCGGCGCTGTGGATCGCCGCCTTTGCCCTGGTGCTGGCGCTGGTGATAACCGGCGTCGTGCTCCTCGCCGTGCGCAGCGCTTCGCCGGATGGCGAAGTCGCCTTCATCGCGCCCACGGCGAGCCCCGTCAAGCCACTGGTCGTCTACGTCACCGGCGCCGTCGGCCGCGAAGGCCTCTTCTCCATGCGCGATGGCGACCGGGTCGCGGACGCCATCGCCTCCGCAGGCGGGCTTACGGCGGATGCCGATAGGTCGCGAGTGGACGGCGCGCGCCTCCTCCGCGATGGCGACCACATCCACGTTTCGCGTGTGAGCGAGCCTTCGCCGACTTCGACTGCCGGAGCACCTGCCGCCCGGGTGAACCTCAACACGGCCACACAGCAGGAGCTGGAGGCGCTCCCGGGCATCGGGCCGGTGCTGGCGAAGGCGATCCTGGACCACCGGGCAAGGCTGGGTAGGTTCACCTCCGTAGAGCAGCTGCTGGATGTCAGCGGCATCGGCCCGACGACGCTGGCGCGCCTGCGGCCCTTCGTGGACGTGCCGTAG
- a CDS encoding long-chain fatty acid--CoA ligase: MVSIAWAAPMNHDPLRKPLSTKLLAFIGEGVGGPRDKSRFNALAMEVFAYQFARNPVYARFCQGRGVTPATAKGWQEIPAVPTTAFKELTIACFPVERAAAVYQSSGTTGAKRSRHYLATLELYEASLKPNFQAHLLPDGARLPMLILALPPRLAPHSSLTHMLEVVMRTWGAEGSRYYLDEDGLQREALLADLRRYQRLGQPVALLGTAFAFVHLIDHCLEQGLSFSLPPGSRIMDTGGYKGRSREVPKEELYRLYDSALGIPGHDVVNEYGMTEMSSQFYDTVLLDTSRGRSRPRCKVGPPWARTLVINPETMAPAKPGEIGLLRHFDLANLDSAMAIQTDDLGREIGEGFEIIGRAKGAEARGCSIAVDELLSKAQG; the protein is encoded by the coding sequence ATGGTGTCAATCGCCTGGGCCGCACCTATGAACCACGACCCGCTTCGCAAGCCGCTTTCCACTAAACTCCTCGCCTTTATAGGCGAAGGCGTCGGCGGGCCGCGCGATAAGTCGCGCTTCAACGCCCTGGCGATGGAGGTCTTCGCCTACCAGTTCGCGCGCAACCCCGTCTACGCGCGCTTCTGCCAGGGGCGCGGCGTGACCCCGGCGACGGCGAAGGGCTGGCAAGAGATCCCCGCCGTCCCCACGACGGCGTTCAAGGAGCTGACCATCGCCTGCTTCCCCGTGGAGAGGGCCGCCGCCGTCTACCAGAGCAGCGGGACGACGGGCGCGAAGCGCAGCAGGCACTACCTGGCGACGCTGGAGCTGTACGAGGCCTCGCTAAAGCCGAACTTCCAGGCGCATCTCCTGCCCGATGGCGCGCGCCTCCCGATGCTCATCCTCGCCCTGCCGCCGCGCCTTGCGCCCCATTCATCGCTGACGCACATGCTGGAGGTGGTCATGCGCACCTGGGGCGCCGAGGGCTCGCGCTACTACCTGGACGAGGACGGCCTCCAGCGCGAAGCCCTCCTCGCAGACCTGCGCCGCTATCAGCGCTTGGGACAGCCTGTCGCGCTTCTCGGCACCGCCTTCGCCTTCGTCCACCTCATTGACCACTGCCTGGAGCAGGGGCTTTCATTCAGTCTTCCGCCAGGCAGCCGCATCATGGATACCGGCGGCTACAAGGGGCGCTCCCGCGAAGTGCCGAAGGAGGAGCTCTACCGCCTCTACGACTCCGCTCTCGGGATCCCCGGCCATGACGTGGTGAACGAGTACGGTATGACGGAGATGTCGTCGCAGTTCTATGACACAGTCCTCTTGGACACATCGCGCGGCCGCTCGCGCCCGCGCTGCAAAGTCGGGCCGCCCTGGGCGCGAACACTCGTCATCAACCCGGAGACGATGGCGCCTGCGAAGCCTGGCGAGATCGGCCTCCTGCGCCACTTCGACCTGGCGAACCTGGATTCGGCGATGGCGATCCAGACGGACGACCTGGGCAGGGAGATCGGCGAGGGCTTTGAAATCATCGGCCGGGCGAAGGGGGCAGAGGCGCGGGGCTGCTCCATCGCCGTGGATGAGCTGCTCTCGAAGGCGCAGGGCTAA
- a CDS encoding acyl-CoA reductase, whose protein sequence is MSCSRRRRAKMTVQQWWLPGIEPAAFADVPSGETALHVPIATPELVRETAARAVAARRRSLSRMPALHIANVLAEAVAKWQDHSYRLRRYAEALLPEITGYSPAMIRHGLPYLLSTFTSDGLLDLIRTEVGDPSALDERAIAGPELTLHILAGNIPAVPVETMVRALLVKSACLVKPSSRDPLFPALFARSIAEVDPQLAEAVAVLWWKGGKRAIEAAAFARADAVIAYGGAEAIAAARQQAPPGAIFIEHGPKVSFAAIAREALTHEALPHIARAAAWDVSLFDQQGCVSPHAVYVERGGSLSPIAFATRLAEELAAIDRTLPRGRLSMDEAAQVQSARAAAEMQEAAGRRVTLFRSQQTTAWTVIFDAESLALSLSCLNRVVRVIPVDDLTDVPGFVRPLGPYLQSVGVAVPERRLPAFAKALEAVGVTRICELGEMQRPAPSWRHDGKANLLGLLRGAE, encoded by the coding sequence ATGAGCTGCTCTCGAAGGCGCAGGGCTAAGATGACGGTCCAGCAGTGGTGGCTTCCGGGCATCGAACCTGCCGCCTTCGCCGATGTCCCATCCGGCGAGACGGCGCTTCACGTGCCCATTGCCACGCCCGAGCTCGTTCGCGAGACCGCCGCCCGCGCCGTCGCCGCCCGCAGGCGCTCCCTCTCGCGGATGCCCGCGCTCCACATCGCGAACGTCCTCGCCGAGGCCGTCGCCAAGTGGCAGGACCACAGCTACCGCCTGCGCCGCTACGCCGAAGCTTTGCTGCCCGAGATTACCGGCTACTCGCCCGCCATGATCCGTCACGGCCTGCCCTATCTCCTCTCCACCTTCACCAGCGATGGCCTCCTCGACCTTATCCGCACCGAAGTCGGCGATCCCTCAGCCCTCGATGAGCGGGCCATCGCAGGCCCCGAGCTGACGCTGCACATCCTGGCGGGAAACATCCCGGCCGTCCCTGTGGAGACGATGGTCCGCGCTCTCCTGGTCAAATCGGCGTGCCTGGTGAAGCCCTCCTCGCGCGACCCCCTCTTTCCCGCCCTCTTCGCCCGCTCCATCGCCGAGGTTGACCCCCAGCTCGCCGAGGCCGTTGCGGTGCTCTGGTGGAAGGGCGGCAAGCGCGCCATAGAAGCGGCGGCCTTCGCCAGGGCCGATGCCGTCATCGCCTATGGCGGCGCCGAAGCGATCGCCGCCGCGCGGCAGCAGGCCCCGCCGGGGGCAATCTTCATCGAGCACGGGCCGAAGGTGAGCTTCGCCGCCATCGCCCGGGAAGCGCTGACGCATGAGGCGCTTCCGCACATCGCACGGGCCGCCGCGTGGGATGTCTCTCTCTTCGACCAGCAGGGCTGCGTCTCGCCACATGCCGTCTATGTGGAGCGCGGCGGGAGCCTTTCGCCCATCGCCTTCGCCACGCGCCTCGCCGAAGAGCTCGCCGCCATCGACCGCACGCTGCCGCGCGGCAGGCTTTCGATGGACGAAGCGGCGCAGGTGCAATCGGCGCGCGCCGCTGCCGAGATGCAGGAGGCGGCGGGCAGGCGTGTGACGCTCTTCCGAAGTCAGCAGACGACGGCATGGACCGTCATCTTCGACGCGGAGAGCCTGGCGCTATCGCTTTCATGCCTCAATCGCGTCGTCCGCGTCATCCCGGTGGACGACCTTACGGATGTGCCGGGGTTCGTGCGCCCGCTCGGGCCGTACCTGCAGTCGGTCGGCGTCGCCGTCCCGGAGCGGCGACTGCCTGCGTTCGCGAAGGCTCTGGAGGCCGTCGGCGTCACGCGCATCTGCGAGCTCGGCGAGATGCAGCGGCCGGCGCCCTCATGGCGGCATGACGGGAAGGCGAACCTGCTGGGGCTATTGCGGGGCGCGGAGTAA
- a CDS encoding molybdenum cofactor biosynthesis protein MoaE encodes MRIKITRDPLIAEPVIKSLVIKEHGAVTTFMGTVRLHNEGRTVDYLDYEAYPEMAEEQMRAIAEEVKKMPQVEDVSIVHRIGKLHVGETSLIVAVASKHRREGFNACLHAVERIKELVPIWKKEVWAEGAEWVRSKGA; translated from the coding sequence ATGCGTATCAAGATCACCCGCGATCCCCTGATCGCCGAGCCGGTCATCAAGAGCCTGGTCATCAAGGAGCACGGCGCCGTGACCACCTTCATGGGCACGGTGCGGCTCCACAATGAAGGGCGCACGGTGGACTACCTGGACTATGAGGCCTATCCGGAGATGGCGGAGGAGCAGATGCGCGCCATCGCGGAAGAGGTGAAGAAGATGCCCCAGGTGGAGGACGTCTCCATCGTCCATCGCATCGGCAAGCTGCACGTCGGCGAGACGAGCCTCATCGTGGCCGTCGCCTCCAAGCACCGCCGCGAGGGATTCAACGCCTGCCTGCACGCCGTGGAGCGCATCAAGGAGCTGGTGCCCATCTGGAAGAAGGAAGTCTGGGCCGAAGGGGCCGAGTGGGTACGCAGCAAAGGCGCGTGA
- the moaD gene encoding molybdopterin converting factor subunit 1, whose translation MKVCARYFALYRERVGGNTESFDLPAAAAVGDLVAAIMRRHPNFCPDPSRVVVAVNRVYVDHAHALKDGDEAALIPPVSGGA comes from the coding sequence GTGAAGGTCTGCGCCCGATACTTTGCCCTCTATCGCGAACGCGTCGGCGGCAACACCGAGTCCTTTGACCTGCCCGCCGCCGCCGCTGTGGGCGACCTGGTGGCGGCCATCATGCGCCGCCATCCCAACTTCTGCCCCGATCCCTCGCGCGTGGTGGTGGCCGTGAACCGCGTCTATGTGGACCACGCCCACGCGCTCAAAGACGGCGACGAGGCGGCCCTGATCCCCCCTGTGAGCGGAGGCGCGTGA
- a CDS encoding DUF2283 domain-containing protein: MAVVDVRDYVKVIPAVRHSPTGMLWSRYDVEADTLYINFKKPSRATDSKLTDDDVIMRYEGKKLVGYTILHASRRRA; this comes from the coding sequence GTGGCCGTCGTAGATGTCCGCGATTACGTGAAGGTGATTCCCGCGGTGAGGCATTCGCCGACGGGTATGCTATGGTCGCGCTACGATGTCGAGGCCGATACGCTCTATATCAATTTCAAGAAGCCGAGCCGAGCGACCGATAGCAAGCTGACCGATGACGACGTTATCATGCGGTACGAAGGGAAGAAGCTCGTCGGCTATACGATCCTGCACGCAAGCAGACGCCGCGCTTGA
- a CDS encoding CoA transferase produces MNDFPLAGLRVVEISQVWAGPQLCSCLADMGAEVIRVESALGTDFGRFSKVERSPLRAFLELHRHPRSRDSYISINLGTAEGHDLFREIVRTADVFICNIAPRAMEKLKLTYEHIRPLRPDIVMATISAAGLTGPRKDLVGFGPSVNAVAGSDSLVGYPETGDLMSSYWDPDPVMGVAGAYGVLLAIYHRQATGEGQLVDLSFFEVLTGLIGEAMLEYQMWGRLPALRGNAHPVMAPHGVYRADGDDAWISIAVKTDQEWRGLCKAFQRPELADDPRFRTFDLRRKNRAALHALIQEWSRQRPPDEAVKLLQAHGVAAARVMTVGDAFLDPHDAYRRTNITVLDNTITKDQITYGIPWRLTRTPGALRRMGQPYGIDNVRFFTSMLGLPESRVQDMAKRDVLK; encoded by the coding sequence ATGAACGACTTCCCACTTGCAGGCCTGCGTGTTGTGGAGATCAGCCAGGTCTGGGCCGGGCCCCAGCTCTGCTCCTGCCTTGCCGATATGGGCGCGGAGGTCATCCGCGTCGAATCGGCCTTGGGGACGGACTTCGGGCGCTTCTCCAAGGTTGAGCGCAGCCCCCTGCGGGCCTTTTTGGAGCTGCACCGCCACCCGCGCAGCCGCGACTCCTATATCTCGATAAACCTGGGCACGGCTGAGGGCCACGACCTCTTCCGGGAGATCGTGCGGACGGCGGACGTCTTCATCTGCAATATCGCTCCCCGGGCGATGGAGAAGCTGAAGCTCACATATGAGCATATCCGCCCCCTGCGCCCGGACATCGTTATGGCCACGATCTCGGCGGCGGGGTTGACCGGCCCCCGCAAAGACCTGGTGGGCTTTGGGCCCTCCGTCAACGCAGTCGCCGGGAGCGATAGCCTGGTCGGTTACCCGGAAACGGGAGATCTGATGTCCAGCTATTGGGACCCGGACCCGGTGATGGGCGTGGCGGGGGCTTACGGCGTGCTGCTCGCCATCTACCACCGCCAGGCCACGGGTGAGGGCCAGCTGGTTGACCTTTCCTTCTTTGAAGTGCTGACGGGACTCATCGGCGAGGCGATGCTGGAGTACCAGATGTGGGGCAGGCTGCCCGCCCTGCGCGGCAACGCGCACCCGGTGATGGCGCCCCACGGCGTCTACCGGGCCGATGGCGACGATGCGTGGATCTCCATCGCGGTGAAGACCGACCAAGAGTGGCGCGGGCTGTGCAAGGCCTTCCAGCGACCCGAGCTTGCCGACGACCCGCGCTTCCGCACCTTCGACCTGCGGCGTAAGAACCGCGCGGCGCTCCATGCGCTCATCCAGGAATGGTCGCGGCAGCGCCCGCCGGACGAGGCAGTGAAACTGCTCCAGGCGCACGGCGTGGCGGCGGCGCGGGTGATGACGGTGGGCGATGCCTTCCTGGACCCGCATGATGCCTACCGCCGCACGAACATCACGGTGCTGGACAACACCATCACCAAGGACCAGATCACCTACGGCATCCCCTGGCGGCTCACCCGGACGCCGGGCGCCCTCCGGCGCATGGGCCAGCCCTACGGGATAGACAACGTGCGCTTCTTCACTTCGATGCTGGGGCTGCCTGAAAGCCGGGTCCAAGACATGGCGAAGCGGGACGTGCTGAAGTAG
- a CDS encoding CoA transferase, which translates to MLALPGLMPPPQILHGIRVLELGDYVSAAYCARLLADYGAEVIKIEPLAGDSARRHGPFPGKRPDPERSGLFLYLNAGKKSVTLDIAKPRGRDLLDALIRKCDVLVHNYLPRELEALRLRYEDAQAVNPGLVFTSVTVFGQEGPYADYKGYAINATAASATTHRIGLPESYPLAMPYERGDYWGGLNAAPATMLALIARRRDGKGQHVDLSAVEAMNTFCNGMETILYMESGAVPSRRGHRVQNLYPYTILPCKDGYFALIIANQHHWDRFVELMGSPAWSKEPRYQDRYKMGYEYPDEVDAFVKPWLAKHTKAELWEMCQSRGIPWHPAQRVDETLRWDHLKARGYWQQVRDGSGKAWTVPGPVAQMSRTPARPFGDAPRLGRHTDEVFGGLAKLSKAKLAALKRAKVL; encoded by the coding sequence ATGCTAGCCTTGCCGGGCCTTATGCCTCCCCCACAGATCCTGCATGGCATCCGCGTCCTTGAGCTGGGCGACTATGTCTCCGCCGCCTACTGCGCGCGCCTCCTGGCCGATTACGGCGCGGAGGTCATCAAGATCGAGCCGCTCGCCGGCGATTCGGCGCGCAGGCACGGCCCCTTCCCCGGCAAGCGGCCCGACCCGGAGCGCAGCGGCCTCTTCCTCTATCTCAACGCCGGTAAAAAGAGCGTCACGCTGGATATCGCCAAACCCCGGGGCCGCGACCTGCTGGACGCCCTCATCCGCAAGTGCGATGTGCTGGTCCACAACTACCTGCCCAGGGAGCTGGAGGCGCTGCGCCTCCGCTATGAGGATGCCCAAGCGGTCAACCCCGGGCTGGTCTTCACCTCCGTCACCGTCTTCGGCCAGGAGGGGCCCTACGCCGACTACAAGGGCTACGCCATCAACGCCACAGCCGCCAGCGCGACGACCCACCGCATCGGCCTGCCGGAGAGCTACCCTTTGGCGATGCCCTATGAGCGCGGCGACTACTGGGGTGGTTTGAACGCCGCCCCCGCCACCATGCTCGCGCTCATCGCGCGGCGGCGGGACGGCAAGGGACAGCACGTAGACCTCTCGGCAGTCGAGGCGATGAACACCTTCTGCAACGGCATGGAGACGATCCTCTATATGGAGAGCGGCGCGGTGCCCAGCCGCCGGGGTCACCGGGTGCAGAACCTCTACCCCTATACCATCCTGCCCTGCAAGGACGGCTACTTCGCCCTCATCATCGCGAACCAGCACCACTGGGACAGGTTCGTGGAGCTGATGGGCAGCCCGGCCTGGAGCAAGGAGCCCCGCTACCAGGACCGCTACAAGATGGGCTACGAGTATCCGGATGAGGTGGACGCCTTTGTGAAGCCGTGGCTCGCCAAGCACACCAAGGCGGAGCTATGGGAGATGTGCCAATCGCGCGGGATCCCGTGGCATCCGGCGCAGCGGGTGGACGAGACCCTGCGGTGGGACCACCTGAAAGCGCGTGGCTACTGGCAGCAGGTGCGCGATGGCTCGGGGAAGGCCTGGACCGTTCCCGGCCCCGTCGCGCAGATGAGCCGCACGCCGGCCCGGCCCTTCGGCGATGCGCCGCGCCTGGGCCGGCATACCGATGAAGTCTTCGGCGGCTTGGCGAAGCTCTCAAAAGCCAAGCTCGCGGCGCTGAAGCGGGCCAAGGTCCTATGA
- a CDS encoding META domain-containing protein yields the protein MRIPARFLAVVPLLVTALLIACDEEEPPALEGRTWLLTAIETSGTQQPALTGTEITATFDAAKGQVTGSAGCNNYFGGYKRQGNALSFPPAMGATRKFCGEPEGMMRQEQDYLTALGAAQGYTIKGDSLRITGPGKALVFKLK from the coding sequence ATGCGCATTCCCGCGCGATTCCTGGCTGTTGTTCCTCTTCTCGTTACGGCTCTTCTTATCGCGTGCGATGAGGAAGAGCCTCCCGCGCTCGAAGGGCGGACATGGCTCCTCACCGCCATCGAGACCAGCGGGACTCAGCAGCCTGCCCTCACCGGAACGGAAATCACCGCCACCTTTGACGCGGCCAAGGGCCAGGTCACCGGCTCGGCCGGATGCAACAACTACTTCGGCGGCTACAAGCGGCAGGGGAACGCGCTCTCCTTCCCTCCGGCCATGGGCGCGACGAGGAAGTTCTGCGGCGAACCCGAAGGCATGATGCGCCAAGAGCAGGACTACCTCACTGCCTTGGGCGCGGCCCAGGGCTACACCATCAAGGGCGATAGCCTTCGCATCACCGGCCCCGGCAAGGCGCTGGTCTTCAAGCTCAAGTAG
- a CDS encoding LLM class flavin-dependent oxidoreductase: protein MPSRAVRFSMGGTMGFRTFAEALECARAIEELGFTTLYASDHMLGVSSMAVDIPAMEPWTLITALAAATKRLRFGVLVSGVTYRHPSMLAKIASTVDVVSNGRLDIGIGGAWSKDDHLAFGLDFPPLAERQERLREAVEILDGLLTRPSFSYQGKHYRLQDAVVSPGPVQKPRPPIMLAAVGEAGIEIAARHAQMWCAVVTPAFAADRVALLSAKARAIGRDPAAIECAQYSSIFLSDDAREVRRTLEAGIARITDAKKRPVLAQARNALGGEPVEERAMANALIGNAEQVTARIRAYVAAGVTHFIIMTPRPFDRRLIDKFRKEVMTQFIGN, encoded by the coding sequence ATGCCGTCCAGAGCAGTTCGTTTCAGCATGGGCGGGACCATGGGCTTCCGCACCTTCGCGGAGGCCCTTGAGTGCGCCCGCGCCATCGAAGAGCTTGGCTTCACCACGCTCTACGCCTCCGACCACATGCTCGGCGTCTCCAGCATGGCGGTGGACATCCCCGCCATGGAGCCGTGGACGCTGATCACGGCCCTGGCGGCGGCGACGAAGCGACTGCGCTTCGGCGTTCTGGTCTCCGGCGTCACCTATCGCCACCCTTCCATGCTGGCGAAGATCGCCTCCACGGTGGACGTGGTGAGCAACGGCCGCCTGGATATCGGCATCGGCGGCGCATGGTCCAAGGACGACCATCTCGCCTTCGGCCTCGATTTCCCTCCCCTGGCCGAGCGGCAGGAGCGCCTCCGCGAAGCGGTGGAGATCTTGGACGGCCTGCTGACCAGGCCGAGCTTTTCCTATCAGGGGAAGCACTACCGCTTGCAGGATGCCGTCGTCTCGCCGGGGCCGGTGCAGAAGCCGCGCCCGCCTATCATGCTGGCCGCAGTGGGCGAGGCCGGCATCGAGATCGCGGCGCGGCACGCCCAGATGTGGTGCGCCGTGGTCACACCGGCCTTTGCGGCGGACCGCGTGGCGCTCCTCTCCGCGAAGGCTCGGGCGATAGGCCGCGACCCGGCGGCCATCGAATGCGCCCAGTATTCCAGCATCTTTCTGAGCGACGACGCCCGCGAAGTCCGCCGCACCCTGGAGGCGGGCATCGCGCGGATCACCGATGCGAAGAAACGGCCTGTCTTGGCGCAGGCGCGCAATGCGCTGGGGGGCGAGCCGGTGGAGGAGCGCGCGATGGCCAATGCCCTCATCGGGAACGCAGAGCAGGTCACCGCGCGGATACGCGCCTATGTGGCCGCCGGGGTGACGCACTTCATCATCATGACGCCGCGCCCCTTTGATCGCCGCCTCATCGATAAGTTCCGCAAAGAAGTGATGACGCAGTTCATCGGGAACTGA
- a CDS encoding PAC2 family protein has translation MDYLQITERPGLRNPAWIGAFAGFTDAQEGATRAIRYLVHHLHATKFASIDSEEFYDFTSVRPIVYNNAQGQRVIRWPTNDFYYWSDPAGVRDLILFLGSEPSLRWRTYIGLLQRVMAPYEMDAVITLGSLLAAAPHTRDAPISGIVSREELKARLPGIQLTESSYQGPVGINTIFVEACKERGLGHINIWGHAAHYVERLPNYKVAAALVRQVNATFGLNLPMEPIALQASAFETEATKMVAASVELSTYVKRLEQQFDGELAAQQEQQAQGPTVPELPRVFAEEIDRLLKGKEPDEGPSKN, from the coding sequence GTGGACTACTTGCAGATCACGGAGCGGCCTGGCCTGCGGAACCCCGCATGGATCGGGGCCTTTGCGGGCTTCACGGATGCCCAGGAGGGCGCCACCCGCGCCATCCGCTATCTCGTCCACCACCTGCACGCCACCAAGTTCGCCTCCATAGATTCGGAGGAGTTCTACGACTTCACCTCCGTCCGGCCCATCGTCTACAACAACGCCCAGGGCCAGCGCGTGATCCGCTGGCCCACCAACGACTTCTACTACTGGTCCGATCCGGCGGGCGTCCGCGACCTGATCCTCTTCCTCGGCAGCGAGCCGAGCCTCCGCTGGCGCACCTATATCGGCCTGCTGCAGCGCGTCATGGCCCCCTATGAGATGGATGCCGTTATCACGCTGGGCAGCCTCCTTGCCGCCGCGCCGCACACGCGGGACGCGCCGATCTCCGGCATCGTCAGCCGGGAAGAGCTCAAGGCGCGCCTGCCTGGCATACAGCTTACAGAGAGCTCCTACCAGGGGCCGGTGGGCATCAACACCATCTTTGTGGAGGCCTGCAAGGAGCGCGGGCTGGGGCACATCAATATCTGGGGCCACGCCGCGCACTATGTGGAGCGCCTGCCCAACTACAAGGTCGCGGCCGCGCTGGTGCGCCAGGTGAACGCAACCTTCGGCCTGAACCTGCCGATGGAACCCATCGCCCTGCAGGCCTCGGCCTTTGAGACGGAGGCGACCAAGATGGTGGCGGCCAGCGTGGAGCTGAGCACCTACGTGAAGCGCCTGGAGCAGCAGTTCGATGGCGAGCTGGCCGCCCAGCAGGAGCAACAGGCCCAGGGTCCCACGGTCCCCGAGCTGCCGCGCGTCTTTGCCGAGGAGATAGACCGCCTGCTCAAGGGCAAAGAGCCGGACGAAGGCCCCTCCAAGAACTAG